Proteins from one Microtus pennsylvanicus isolate mMicPen1 chromosome 7, mMicPen1.hap1, whole genome shotgun sequence genomic window:
- the Gpatch4 gene encoding G patch domain-containing protein 4 isoform X1, which produces MSVTPKVKSRGMKFAEEQLLKHGWTEGKGLGRNENGITQALKVTLKQDTHGVGHDPAKEFTNHWWSDLFNKTAASLVVDTGKDGVQIRRLSTETTQRNHPKPNLLYQKFVKTATLTSGEEKPDRASSSDDSHEPLPPKIQKKIKPFHHLFVFVICPYSLTDEMLLKACKGRTAHKAARIGITMKAKLARLEAQEQAFLARFKGSEDVGTSQPQADREPSRKKKKKRKQREEEEAVTPEKNVGEALLEYTDQSVKKSRKKKRRRKEEKEGMAVESEEEEAEGESGPRELSTVQSDQSSRKKKKKRRQHHEEEGEMEVCDKGGRNVTGRPRAVDSGAGTDPWRSSKKLQHCGEDLDTQDEEGKDGLTKRERKVRRGKKKRQKCPEEVVLDVSDKDDDGRTWEVENEGERSQAHPKERAGINTDQRAKKKKKQKRDRRSPVQPC; this is translated from the exons ATGAGTGTCACCCCAAAGGTCAAGAGTCGCGGGATGAAGTTTGCTGAAGAGCAGCTGCTAAAACATGGATGGACTGAAG GCAAGGGCCTGGGCCGGAACGAGAATGGCATCACCCAGGCCCTCAAGGTGACGCTGAAGCAAGACACCCATGGGGTGGGACATGACCCTGCCAAGGAGTTTACAAACCACTGGTGGAGTGATCTCTTCAACAAGACTGCAGCCAGCCTGGTGGTGGACACAGGGAAG GACGGAGTGCAGATCAGGCGTCTTTCCACGGAGACCACCCAGCGTAATCACCCCAAGCCCAATCTGCTGTACCAGAAGTTTGTGAAG ACAGCCACACTGACCTCAGGTGAGGAGAAGCCTGACAGAGCGAGCAGCAGTGATGACAGCCAcgagcctctgcctccaaagat acagaaaaaaatcaagcctTTTCACCATCTGTTTGTGTTTGTCATCTGCCCCTACAGTCTGACTGATGAGATGCTACTCAAAGCCTGTAAGGGGCGAACAGCACACAA GGCTGCCCGGATTGGAATCACAATGAAGGCCAAACTTGCTCGCCTAGAGGCCCAAGAGCAGGCCTTCCTGGCTCGGTTCAAAGGCTCAGAGGATGTGGGCACCTCTCAACCACAGGCTGACAGGGAGCCCTCccgaaagaagaaaaaaaagaggaaacagagagaggaggaagaggctgtAACACCTGAAAAGAACGTAGGTGAGGCACTTCTAGAATACACTGACCAGAGTGTtaagaaaagcaggaagaagaaacGGAGgcggaaagaagagaaagagggaatggCTGTAGAaagtgaggaggaagaggctgaagGAGAAAGTGGGCCTAGAGAGCTGAGCACAGTGCAGTCTGATCAGTCAtctaggaaaaagaagaaaaagaggaggcagCACCATGAAGAAGAGGGGGAGATGGAAGTCTGTGATAAAGGAGGCAGAAATGTGACAGGCAGGCCAAGGGCAGTGGACAGTGGAGCAGGCACAGACCCATGGAGAAGCAGCAAGAAGCTGCAGCACTGTGGGGAGGACTTGGACACCCAagatgaggaagggaaggatggcctaacaaagagagagagaaaggtcagaagaggcaagaagaaaagacagaagtgTCCTGAGGAGGTGGTCTTGGATGTAAGCGATAAAGATGATGATGGCaggacttgggaagtagagaatGAAGGTGAGAGAAGTCAGGCACATCCAAAGGAGAGAGCTGGCATCAACACTGACCAGAgagccaagaagaagaagaagcagaagagggaCCGGAGGTCTCCAGTGCAGCCCTGCTGA
- the Gpatch4 gene encoding G patch domain-containing protein 4 isoform X2, producing MSVTPKVKSRGMKFAEEQLLKHGWTEGKGLGRNENGITQALKVTLKQDTHGVGHDPAKEFTNHWWSDLFNKTAASLVVDTGKDGVQIRRLSTETTQRNHPKPNLLYQKFVKTATLTSGEEKPDRASSSDDSHEPLPPKILTDEMLLKACKGRTAHKAARIGITMKAKLARLEAQEQAFLARFKGSEDVGTSQPQADREPSRKKKKKRKQREEEEAVTPEKNVGEALLEYTDQSVKKSRKKKRRRKEEKEGMAVESEEEEAEGESGPRELSTVQSDQSSRKKKKKRRQHHEEEGEMEVCDKGGRNVTGRPRAVDSGAGTDPWRSSKKLQHCGEDLDTQDEEGKDGLTKRERKVRRGKKKRQKCPEEVVLDVSDKDDDGRTWEVENEGERSQAHPKERAGINTDQRAKKKKKQKRDRRSPVQPC from the exons ATGAGTGTCACCCCAAAGGTCAAGAGTCGCGGGATGAAGTTTGCTGAAGAGCAGCTGCTAAAACATGGATGGACTGAAG GCAAGGGCCTGGGCCGGAACGAGAATGGCATCACCCAGGCCCTCAAGGTGACGCTGAAGCAAGACACCCATGGGGTGGGACATGACCCTGCCAAGGAGTTTACAAACCACTGGTGGAGTGATCTCTTCAACAAGACTGCAGCCAGCCTGGTGGTGGACACAGGGAAG GACGGAGTGCAGATCAGGCGTCTTTCCACGGAGACCACCCAGCGTAATCACCCCAAGCCCAATCTGCTGTACCAGAAGTTTGTGAAG ACAGCCACACTGACCTCAGGTGAGGAGAAGCCTGACAGAGCGAGCAGCAGTGATGACAGCCAcgagcctctgcctccaaagat TCTGACTGATGAGATGCTACTCAAAGCCTGTAAGGGGCGAACAGCACACAA GGCTGCCCGGATTGGAATCACAATGAAGGCCAAACTTGCTCGCCTAGAGGCCCAAGAGCAGGCCTTCCTGGCTCGGTTCAAAGGCTCAGAGGATGTGGGCACCTCTCAACCACAGGCTGACAGGGAGCCCTCccgaaagaagaaaaaaaagaggaaacagagagaggaggaagaggctgtAACACCTGAAAAGAACGTAGGTGAGGCACTTCTAGAATACACTGACCAGAGTGTtaagaaaagcaggaagaagaaacGGAGgcggaaagaagagaaagagggaatggCTGTAGAaagtgaggaggaagaggctgaagGAGAAAGTGGGCCTAGAGAGCTGAGCACAGTGCAGTCTGATCAGTCAtctaggaaaaagaagaaaaagaggaggcagCACCATGAAGAAGAGGGGGAGATGGAAGTCTGTGATAAAGGAGGCAGAAATGTGACAGGCAGGCCAAGGGCAGTGGACAGTGGAGCAGGCACAGACCCATGGAGAAGCAGCAAGAAGCTGCAGCACTGTGGGGAGGACTTGGACACCCAagatgaggaagggaaggatggcctaacaaagagagagagaaaggtcagaagaggcaagaagaaaagacagaagtgTCCTGAGGAGGTGGTCTTGGATGTAAGCGATAAAGATGATGATGGCaggacttgggaagtagagaatGAAGGTGAGAGAAGTCAGGCACATCCAAAGGAGAGAGCTGGCATCAACACTGACCAGAgagccaagaagaagaagaagcagaagagggaCCGGAGGTCTCCAGTGCAGCCCTGCTGA
- the Naxe gene encoding NAD(P)H-hydrate epimerase isoform X1: protein MSGLRALLGVGLLAVGSRLPWAAGQQSVCLAGPAWWGTPRRGSETMASAAVKYLSQEEARAVDEELFNEYQFSVDQLMELAGLSCATAIAKAYPPTSMSKSPPTVLVICGPGNNGGDGLVCARHLKLFGYQPTIYYPKRPNKPLFTGLVTQCQKMDIPFLSEMPPEPMMVDELYELVVDAIFGFSFKGDVREPFHSILSVLSGLTVPIASIDIPSGWDVEKGNPGGIHPDLLISLTAPKKSAAHFTGRYHYLGGRFVPPALEKKYQLNLPSYPDTECVYRLQ, encoded by the exons ATGTCCGGGCTGCGGGCGCTGCTGGGCGTCGGGCTGCTGGCAGTGGGCTCGCGCCTGCCCTGGGCCGCAGGTCAGCAGAGTGTGTGCCTTGCAGGGCCTGCCTGGTGGGGGACGCCGCGCCGGGGCTCGGAGACCATGGCGAGCGCCGCGGTGAAGTACCTGAG CCAGGAGGAGGCGCGGGCCGTGGACGAGGAGCTATTTAACGAATACCAATTCAGCGTGGATCAACTAATGGAGCTGGCCGGGCTGAGCTGTGCCACGGCCATTGCCAAG GCTTATCCCCCCACGTCCATGTCCAAGAGTCCCCCTACCGTCTTGGTCATCTGTGGTCCTGGGAATAATGGAGGGGACGGCCTGGTCTGCGCGCGACACCTCAAACTTTTT GGTTACCAGCCAACTATCTATTACCCCAAAAGACCTAACAAGCCGCTCTTCACTGGGCTAGTGACCCAGTGTCAGAAAATGGACATTCCTTTCCTTAGTGAGATGCCCCCAGAG CCCATGATGGTTGATGAGCTGTATGAACTGGTGGTGGACGCCATCTTTGGTTTCAGCTTCAAGGGTGATGTTCGGGAGCCATTCCACAGCATCTTGAGTGTCCTGAGTGGACTTACTGTGCCCATCGCTAGCATCGACATTCCCTCAG GATGGGATGTAGAGAAAGGAAACCCTGGAGGAATCCACCCAGACTTACTCATCTCACTGACAGCTCCCAAGAAGTCTGCAGCCCATTTTACTGGCCGGTATCATTACCTGGGGGGACGTTTTGTACCACCTGCTCTAGAAAAGAAGTACCAGCTAAACCTCCCATCCTACCCTGACACAGAGTGTGTCTACCGTCTACAGTAA
- the Naxe gene encoding NAD(P)H-hydrate epimerase isoform X2, producing the protein MSGLRALLGVGLLAVGSRLPWAAGQQSVCLAGPAWWGTPRRGSETMASAAVKYLSQEEARAVDEELFNEYQFSVDQLMELAGLSCATAIAKAYPPTSMSKSPPTVLVICGPGNNGGDGLVCARHLKLFPMMVDELYELVVDAIFGFSFKGDVREPFHSILSVLSGLTVPIASIDIPSGWDVEKGNPGGIHPDLLISLTAPKKSAAHFTGRYHYLGGRFVPPALEKKYQLNLPSYPDTECVYRLQ; encoded by the exons ATGTCCGGGCTGCGGGCGCTGCTGGGCGTCGGGCTGCTGGCAGTGGGCTCGCGCCTGCCCTGGGCCGCAGGTCAGCAGAGTGTGTGCCTTGCAGGGCCTGCCTGGTGGGGGACGCCGCGCCGGGGCTCGGAGACCATGGCGAGCGCCGCGGTGAAGTACCTGAG CCAGGAGGAGGCGCGGGCCGTGGACGAGGAGCTATTTAACGAATACCAATTCAGCGTGGATCAACTAATGGAGCTGGCCGGGCTGAGCTGTGCCACGGCCATTGCCAAG GCTTATCCCCCCACGTCCATGTCCAAGAGTCCCCCTACCGTCTTGGTCATCTGTGGTCCTGGGAATAATGGAGGGGACGGCCTGGTCTGCGCGCGACACCTCAAACTTTTT CCCATGATGGTTGATGAGCTGTATGAACTGGTGGTGGACGCCATCTTTGGTTTCAGCTTCAAGGGTGATGTTCGGGAGCCATTCCACAGCATCTTGAGTGTCCTGAGTGGACTTACTGTGCCCATCGCTAGCATCGACATTCCCTCAG GATGGGATGTAGAGAAAGGAAACCCTGGAGGAATCCACCCAGACTTACTCATCTCACTGACAGCTCCCAAGAAGTCTGCAGCCCATTTTACTGGCCGGTATCATTACCTGGGGGGACGTTTTGTACCACCTGCTCTAGAAAAGAAGTACCAGCTAAACCTCCCATCCTACCCTGACACAGAGTGTGTCTACCGTCTACAGTAA